The Papaver somniferum cultivar HN1 chromosome 3, ASM357369v1, whole genome shotgun sequence genome includes a region encoding these proteins:
- the LOC113358941 gene encoding cytosolic sulfotransferase 15-like: MATSDNEKPFDLSGNSSARDGFGYFAFHQYQGFWFYAKGIENVKDFQQNFKALDTDIVIATLPKAVSPHDLVPFADYKHVYPPGYNHLEHELDSPSRLTATHVPYPSLPESIRSCINCKVVYLCKNPKDNFISLWHFMNKLRAFPALQEDNGYRAPLSIEEALEFFCSGVSIFGPFWDHILGYWKESLENPHRGLFLKYEDLKKEPKTQARRLAEFMGYGFSTEDESRGVIEEILHLCSFQNLKDLDVNKNGNFTDRVKNIEFYRKGEVADWKNHLRLPMVERLDRLVNDKFQGSGLVFEN, encoded by the exons ATGGCAACATCAGATAATGAAAAACCATTTGATCTTTCTGGAAACAGTAGTGCTCGAGATGGTTTTGGATATTTTGCCTTTCATCAATATCAAGGATTTTGGTTCTATGCTAAAGGAATAGAAAACGTTAAAGATTTTCAACAGAATTTTAAAGCTTTGGACACCGATATAGTTATTGCAACACTACCTAAAGCAG TTTCACCTCATGACCTCGTCCCCTTCGCTGATTATAAACATGTTTATCCACCAGGGTATAACCATCTAGAGCATGAGCTTGATTCTCCATCCAGACTTACAGCTACCCATGTTCCTTACCCTTCTTTACCTGAATCCATTAGGAGTTGCATAAATTGCAAGGTTGtttatttatgtaaaaacccAAAAGACAACTTCATCTCTTTGTGGCATTTTATGAACAAATTAAGAGCATTTCCGGCATTGCAGGAGGACAATGGATATAGAGCTCCTCTGTCAATCGAAGAGGCTCTTGAGTTTTTTTGCAGCGGAGTCTCAATTTTCGGTCCATTTTGGGATCATATCCTTGGGTATTGGAAAGAAAGTTTAGAGAATCCTCATAGAGGGTTGTTTCTAAAGTACGAAGATTTGAAGAAAGAACCGAAAACTCAAGCAAGAAGACTTGCAGAATTCATGGGTTACGGTTTCTCTACAGAAGACGAGAGTCGAGGAGTGATCGAAGAAATATTACATTTATGTAGTTTTCAAAACTTGAAAGATTTGGACGTCAATAAGAATGGTAACTTTACAGACAGAGTCAAAAACATCGAGTTTTATAGGAAAGGTGAGGTTGCTGATTGGAAGAATCACTTGAGACTGCCTATGGTTGAACGACTAGATCGTCTCGTGAACGACAAGTTTCAAGGGTCAGGGTTAGTATTTGAAAACTAG
- the LOC113360873 gene encoding bidirectional sugar transporter SWEET16-like: MAVASLSFIVGILGNIISILVFLSPITTFKRIVKKKSTENFKGIPYISTLLSTSLWTYYGLLKPGGMLIVTVNGAGAILQAIYVTLFIIYAPRDSRVKHLKLAGIFNVGFYTTVVLITFLATHGSVRLTVVGFLCAGLTLGMYASPLVSMRNVIKTKSVEYMPFALSFFLFLNGGVWSVYSVLVKDFFIGVPNAIGFVLGSAQLIVYTIYKNKATEKPMDKLEEEGSTHLVHGTVEMATYDKEMKKERSLNKMWSLPKPTVSRQLSFQKIITKSHSMNVNSLPLSDDIENQAENLVNGHDR, encoded by the exons ATGGCAGTTGCTAGCTTAAGCTTCATTGTGGGCATCTTGGGTAATATCATTTCTATACTGGTTTTCCTTTCTCCTAT AACAACTTTTAAGAGAATagtgaagaagaaatcaacagAGAATTTCAAAGGGATACCGTATATTTCAACGTTGTTAAGCACATCATTATGGACATATTATGGTCTTCTTAAACCCGGTGGTATGCTTATTGTCACTGTTAATGGAGCTGGTGCGATTCTTCAAGCCATATATGTTACTCTTTTCATCATCTATGCACCCAGAGACTCTAGA GTTAAACATTTGAAATTAGCAGGGATTTTTAACGTGGGGTTCTACACGACGGTGGTGCTAATTACATTTCTTGCTACCCATGGAAGCGTCCGGCTTACGGTTGTTGGATTCCTTTGTGCAGGATTAACTTTAGGAATGTATGCTTCTCCACTAGTATCCATG AGAAATGTGATAAAGACTAAAAGCGTGGAGTACATGCCATTTGCGTTATCATTTTTTCTCTTCCTCAATGGTGGTGTTTGGTCTGTTTATTCAGTACTTGTCAAGGATTTCTTCATTGGG GTGCCCAATGCTATCGGTTTCGTGTTAGGTTCAGCTCAGTTGATAGTATACACAATTTACAAAAACAAAGCAACGGAGAAACCGATGGACaaactggaagaagaaggatCAACTCATTTAGTACATGGAACGGTCGAAATGGCTACGTACGACAAAGAGATGAAGAAAGAGAGAAGCCTAAACAAAATGTGGAGTCTACCTAAACCAACAGTGTCAAGGCAACTTAGTTTTCAGAAGATTATTACTAAATCACACTCTATGAATGTAAATTCTTTACCGCTCAGTGATGATATTGAGAATCAAGCAGAGAACCTTGTCAATGGTCATGACAGGTAG